A region of Pseudorca crassidens isolate mPseCra1 chromosome 8, mPseCra1.hap1, whole genome shotgun sequence DNA encodes the following proteins:
- the NOBOX gene encoding homeobox protein NOBOX: MSQEGGDKPPAARLEEEEPLQSSAPHTREAPSEDVPLSCAAPGEKQPSEAPGEVSGAGAGRACQRQGSGALRKDRALGPPRPQPQGEGHPLPVREGKLGKRPYSPATGKQKKPNAVGLDSTASPSVANPARATYNPVPCGSGRGSCHLANLLSTLAQNSQNTDQKKSPDVTCQGRKKTRTLYRSDQLEELEKLFQEDHYPDSDKRREIAQTVGVTPQRIMVRVLALSLGTSWDSRTEPQALPCFSSSSGVSPLQVWFQNRRAKWRKVEKMTGKESTDAAAGPALSPTSSQCSSAAGPPPAVPADREPGTFAQESPLDPLPEPPMLLTSDQTLAPTQQSEGAQRVDVTPPLFSPPPVRRANLPFPLGAVHTSQLMSLLLDTPGNESSRKDGPCGSWGTSVTPPPACSYLEELEPQEYQPSSQPGPFQFSQTPQSQLFQHPQPQFPYLHPFPFHMPSSLTPPLLEDSLSALSYGPSGGTSQGYFPGPPSGQILLQPPAGNMGTVPWNDPCLPDLPFPSSFCPPALGGPPGGDGYFLDLFAAPCAQASSRQSSPGLTRLPEGTRPSAEPLLSKAQEELPTAAVELPSAPEEGREEDQTGHGP; encoded by the exons ATGA GTCAGGAGGGCGGAGACAAGCCCCCGGCTGCCAGGCTAGAGGAGGAGGAACCCCTGCAGAGTTCAGCCCCCCACACTCGGGAAGCCCCAAGTGAGGACGTGCCCCTCTCCTGCGCTGCTCCCGGGGAGAAGCAGCCATCAGAGGCCCCTGGAGAAGTATCTGGGGCCGGTGCTGGGAGAGCCTGCCAGCGCCAGGGCTCAGGGGCTCTCCGCAAAGACAGAGCCCTGGGCCCGCCTAGACCCCAGCCTCAGGGGGAAGGGCATCCTCTCCCGGTGAGAGAGGGGAAGCTGGGGAAGAGGCCCTACTCTCCAGCCACCGGTAAGCAGAAAAAGCCTAACGCTGTGGGTCTGGACTCCACGGCATCTCCCAGTGTCGCTAACCCAGCCCGGGCCACGTACAACCCAGTGCCTTGTGGGTCAGGCCGGGGCTCCTGCCATCTGGCCAACCTCCTCAGCACGTTGGCCCAGAACAGCCAAAACACAGACCAGAAGAAGTCCCCGGATGTGACCTGCCAAGGCCGGAAAAAGACGCGGACTCTATACCGCTCGG ACCAGCTGGAGGAGCTAGAAAAGCTCTTCCAAGAAGACCACTATCCAGACAGCGATAAGCGCCGGGAGATTGCCCAGACGGTGGGAGTCACCCCCCAGCGCATCATGGTAAGGGTACTTGCCCTCAGTCTCGGG ACATCGTGGGACAGCAGGACTGAGCCTCAGGCTCTACCCTGTTTCTCAAGCTCCTCGGGTGTCTCTCCCCTACAGGTGTGGTTCCAGAACCGCCGGGCAAAGTGGCGAAAAGTGGAGAAAATGACCGGGAAGGAGAGCACGGACGCTGCTGCTGGccctgccctcagccccaccAGCAGCCAGTGCAG TTCTGCAGCCGGACCGCCACCTGCTGTGCCCGCGGACCGGGAGCCTGGGACCTTCGCTCAGGAGTCCCCGCTGGATCCCCTTCCAG AGCCCCCCATGCTGCTGACATCTGACCAGACTCTGGCCCCGACCCAACAGAGTGAGGGTGCCCAGAGGGTGGACGTGACCCCACCGCTCTTCAGCCCTCCACCTGTCCGAAGAGCCAACCTTCCTTTCCCACTCGGCGCCGTGCACACCTCCCAGCTGATGTCTTTGCTGCTGGATACCCCAGGCAACGAGAGCAGCCGCAAGGATGGCCCTTGTGGGTCGTGGGGGACAAG tgTCACGCCACCCCCCGCCTGCTCGTACTTGGAGGAGCTGGAACCCCAGGAATATCAACCCAGCAGCCAGCCAGGACCGTTCCAGTTCTCCCAGACTCCACAGAGCCAGCTTTTCCAACACCCCCAGCCCCAGTTTCCATACCTGCACCCCTTCCCCTTCCACATGCCCAGCTCCCTGACCCCTCCACTGCTGGAAGACTCTCTGTCTGCATTGTCCTATGGCCCCAGCGGGGGCACATCCCAGGGCTACTTCCCGGGCCCTCCCTCAGGGCAGATCCTGCTGCAGCCACCCGCTGGGAACATGG GTACAGTCCCCTGGAATGACCCCTGCTTGCCAGACCTGCCCTTCCCCAGTTCCTTCTGTCCACCAGCTCTGGGGGGCCCCCCGGGAGGGGACGGCTACTTCCTGGATCTGTTTGCAGCCCCTTGTGCTCAGGCTTCGAGCAGGCAGTCTTCTCCAGGCCTCACCCGGCTTCCTGAAGGGACCAGGCCCAGCGCGGAGCCCCTACTCAGCAAGGCCCAAGAGGAGCTGCCCACCGCCGCTGTGGAGCTGCCCTCAGCCCCCGAGGAGGGCCGAGAGGAAGACCAGACCGGCCATGGCCCCTAG